In Tachypleus tridentatus isolate NWPU-2018 chromosome 7, ASM421037v1, whole genome shotgun sequence, a genomic segment contains:
- the LOC143254973 gene encoding large ribosomal subunit protein mL62 isoform X2 — MAAAISIGKSLGYGFRRLCVFVKGFRLPGVISRETEVNYSVYSAPSFPEFKSAYSLDKIYPNSGLNVTTIPEPPKNSEEKFSGYIPIDKLKISYSRSSGPGGQNVNKVNTKVEIRFHLSTADWIPESARNKMLEHYKTSITKEGYLVVNSDKTRTQTLNQADCMDKIRCMIREASRSPPEVLPETRQMLKARQDRASSMRLRQKRIHSSLKKDRQSPTLHDI; from the exons ATGGCAGCAGCTATAAGCATTGGAAAATCACTTGGGTATGGGTTTCGtagattgtgtgtttttgttaaagGGTTTCGATTGCCGGGAGTTATTTCGAGGGAAACTGAAGTGAATTATTCAGTTTATTCTGCACCTTCATTTCCAGAATTTAAAAGTGCATACAGTCTCGATAAAATATATCCAAATAGCGGTTTGAACGTAACTACAATTCCAGAG ccaCCAAAAAATTCTGAAGAGAAGTTTTCTGGATATATTCCCATAG ATAAATTGAAAATTTCTTATAGTCGAAGCAGTGGGCCAGGCGGTCAAAATGTTAATAAGG tcaATACCAAAGTAGAGATTCGATTTCATCTCTCAACAGCAGACTGGATACCAGAAAGTGCCAGAAACAAGATGTTAGAACAT TACAAAACCAGCATCACCAAAGAGGGATATTTAGTGGTCAATTCAGACAAAACTCGCACACAAACTTTAAATCAGGCTGACTGTATGGACAAAATTAGATGTATGATTCGTGAAGCCTCCCGATCACCACCAGAAGTGCTTCCAGAAACACGGCAGATGTTGAAAGCTAG ACAAGATCGGGCATCTTCAATGAGGTTACGTCAGAAGAGAATTCATTCATCCCTCAAGAAAGATCGTCAGTCCCCTACACTACATGATATATAA
- the LOC143254973 gene encoding large ribosomal subunit protein mL62 isoform X1, producing the protein MAAAISIGKSLGYGFRRLCVFVKGFRLPGVISRETEVNYSVYSAPSFPEFKSAYSLDKIYPNSGLNVTTIPEPPKNSEEKFSGYIPIDKLKISYSRSSGPGGQNVNKVCFFLSVNTKVEIRFHLSTADWIPESARNKMLEHYKTSITKEGYLVVNSDKTRTQTLNQADCMDKIRCMIREASRSPPEVLPETRQMLKARQDRASSMRLRQKRIHSSLKKDRQSPTLHDI; encoded by the exons ATGGCAGCAGCTATAAGCATTGGAAAATCACTTGGGTATGGGTTTCGtagattgtgtgtttttgttaaagGGTTTCGATTGCCGGGAGTTATTTCGAGGGAAACTGAAGTGAATTATTCAGTTTATTCTGCACCTTCATTTCCAGAATTTAAAAGTGCATACAGTCTCGATAAAATATATCCAAATAGCGGTTTGAACGTAACTACAATTCCAGAG ccaCCAAAAAATTCTGAAGAGAAGTTTTCTGGATATATTCCCATAG ATAAATTGAAAATTTCTTATAGTCGAAGCAGTGGGCCAGGCGGTCAAAATGTTAATAAGG tttgtttttttctttcagtcaATACCAAAGTAGAGATTCGATTTCATCTCTCAACAGCAGACTGGATACCAGAAAGTGCCAGAAACAAGATGTTAGAACAT TACAAAACCAGCATCACCAAAGAGGGATATTTAGTGGTCAATTCAGACAAAACTCGCACACAAACTTTAAATCAGGCTGACTGTATGGACAAAATTAGATGTATGATTCGTGAAGCCTCCCGATCACCACCAGAAGTGCTTCCAGAAACACGGCAGATGTTGAAAGCTAG ACAAGATCGGGCATCTTCAATGAGGTTACGTCAGAAGAGAATTCATTCATCCCTCAAGAAAGATCGTCAGTCCCCTACACTACATGATATATAA
- the LOC143254973 gene encoding large ribosomal subunit protein mL62 isoform X3, which translates to MAAAISIGKSLGYGFRRLCVFVKGFRLPGVISRETEVNYSVYSAPSFPEFKSAYSLDKIYPNSGLNVTTIPEPPKNSEEKFSGYIPIVNTKVEIRFHLSTADWIPESARNKMLEHYKTSITKEGYLVVNSDKTRTQTLNQADCMDKIRCMIREASRSPPEVLPETRQMLKARQDRASSMRLRQKRIHSSLKKDRQSPTLHDI; encoded by the exons ATGGCAGCAGCTATAAGCATTGGAAAATCACTTGGGTATGGGTTTCGtagattgtgtgtttttgttaaagGGTTTCGATTGCCGGGAGTTATTTCGAGGGAAACTGAAGTGAATTATTCAGTTTATTCTGCACCTTCATTTCCAGAATTTAAAAGTGCATACAGTCTCGATAAAATATATCCAAATAGCGGTTTGAACGTAACTACAATTCCAGAG ccaCCAAAAAATTCTGAAGAGAAGTTTTCTGGATATATTCCCATAG tcaATACCAAAGTAGAGATTCGATTTCATCTCTCAACAGCAGACTGGATACCAGAAAGTGCCAGAAACAAGATGTTAGAACAT TACAAAACCAGCATCACCAAAGAGGGATATTTAGTGGTCAATTCAGACAAAACTCGCACACAAACTTTAAATCAGGCTGACTGTATGGACAAAATTAGATGTATGATTCGTGAAGCCTCCCGATCACCACCAGAAGTGCTTCCAGAAACACGGCAGATGTTGAAAGCTAG ACAAGATCGGGCATCTTCAATGAGGTTACGTCAGAAGAGAATTCATTCATCCCTCAAGAAAGATCGTCAGTCCCCTACACTACATGATATATAA